A genomic stretch from Aerococcaceae bacterium zg-1292 includes:
- a CDS encoding aldo/keto reductase — protein MKTIKIGKTPIEASQLAHGCMRMAGLTSQEASKVIATAYDAGINFFDHADIYGGGQSETIFAQGLNQTNIQRSDIFLQSKVGIRKGFFDFSKEHIVHSVEQILSRLQTDYLDFLLLHRPDTLMEPEEVAAAFDTLFDSGKVRYFGVSNQNRAQIELLQHVVRQPLAVNQLQFGPAHTPLIDEGLNVNMLNAASVNHNGGLLEFSRLHEMTIQPWSPFQVDLGKGLFMEHPDYKKLTTTLHLYAKDKGVSFEAMVMAWIMRHPAKMQPIVGSMNPERIASMAQASEVHLSREEWYDIYCSAGNVLP, from the coding sequence ATGAAAACAATTAAAATAGGTAAAACCCCAATTGAAGCAAGTCAGCTAGCGCATGGCTGTATGCGGATGGCAGGGCTAACGTCGCAAGAAGCAAGTAAAGTAATCGCAACGGCGTATGATGCGGGCATTAATTTTTTTGATCATGCAGATATTTATGGTGGTGGACAGTCTGAAACGATTTTTGCACAAGGATTGAATCAAACTAATATTCAACGTAGTGATATCTTTTTGCAATCAAAAGTTGGGATTCGCAAAGGATTCTTTGATTTTTCTAAAGAACATATTGTGCATTCTGTTGAGCAAATATTATCAAGACTGCAAACCGATTATTTAGACTTTTTATTATTGCATCGTCCTGACACATTGATGGAACCAGAAGAAGTGGCAGCTGCTTTTGATACATTATTTGACAGCGGTAAAGTTCGATATTTTGGTGTCAGCAATCAAAACCGAGCGCAAATTGAATTGTTACAGCATGTTGTGAGACAACCATTGGCAGTTAACCAATTACAATTTGGCCCAGCGCACACACCATTAATTGATGAAGGCTTGAATGTCAATATGTTAAATGCAGCCTCAGTGAACCATAATGGTGGATTGTTAGAATTTAGTCGTTTGCATGAGATGACAATTCAACCGTGGTCGCCATTTCAAGTCGATTTAGGTAAAGGTTTATTTATGGAGCATCCAGATTATAAAAAGTTAACGACTACTTTGCATTTATACGCTAAAGACAAAGGGGTATCGTTTGAAGCAATGGTTATGGCATGGATAATGCGTCATCCAGCTAAGATGCAGCCGATTGTGGGTTCGATGAATCCTGAGCGTATTGCGTCAATGGCTCAAGCGAGTGAAGTCCACTTATCTCGTGAGGAGTGGTACGATATTTATTGCAGTGCGGGAAATGTGTTACCGTAA
- a CDS encoding HAD family phosphatase, which translates to MIKLICIDMDQTLLRRDKSYDRERFVAVLPKLMALGMTVCIASGNSYHKLIEFFDENAQEKLYFAGDNGNYVIVNRDVKRVVGIDKALAVQLANYFDAMDGYYLNMSTGMTTYFRETSGPAYDKVMRYNNQVEHLDSFDELPDEEKVAKIAIYSRHTLAKNKAVVRTVREQFPDISIVTSGDEWVDIYHGHGGKGKAVAWLQQHLNVSKEETMVFGDSLNDETMMNEAKYSIAMANADHDLVLHSHYQIGDNESQAVLDVLERLVDDAEASFMTQYLLKR; encoded by the coding sequence ATGATTAAATTAATCTGTATTGATATGGATCAAACCCTATTGCGGCGCGACAAGAGTTATGATAGGGAACGTTTTGTGGCGGTATTACCCAAATTAATGGCGTTAGGTATGACGGTTTGTATCGCCAGTGGCAACTCATACCATAAATTAATTGAATTTTTTGATGAGAATGCACAGGAGAAGTTGTATTTTGCAGGTGATAATGGTAATTATGTGATTGTTAACCGAGATGTCAAACGTGTTGTTGGTATTGACAAAGCATTGGCTGTGCAATTAGCAAATTATTTCGATGCAATGGACGGTTATTATTTGAACATGAGTACTGGGATGACGACATATTTCCGTGAGACATCAGGTCCGGCATATGACAAAGTGATGCGTTACAATAACCAAGTGGAGCATCTTGATTCATTTGACGAATTGCCTGATGAAGAAAAAGTGGCTAAAATTGCGATTTATAGTCGTCATACATTAGCGAAAAATAAAGCAGTTGTTCGAACGGTTCGTGAACAATTTCCAGATATTTCAATTGTGACAAGTGGCGATGAATGGGTGGATATTTATCATGGACATGGTGGTAAAGGTAAAGCAGTCGCATGGTTGCAACAACATCTCAATGTTTCAAAAGAAGAGACCATGGTGTTTGGTGATAGTTTAAATGATGAAACGATGATGAATGAAGCGAAATATAGTATCGCGATGGCCAATGCTGACCATGATTTAGTGTTACACAGTCATTATCAGATTGGTGATAATGAAAGTCAGGCGGTATTAGACGTGCTGGAGCGCTTAGTTGATGATGCAGAAGCTAGTTTTATGACGCAATATTTACTGAAACGGTAG
- a CDS encoding CsbD family protein: MSLDELTAKGKELLGKATGDKRTEAEGKTESTLENLKDKAAKTADSVSKAANDVSETVKGAVDGVKNAFKKDEDETQR; this comes from the coding sequence ATGTCATTAGATGAATTAACAGCAAAAGGTAAAGAATTATTAGGAAAAGCAACTGGCGACAAACGAACAGAAGCAGAAGGAAAAACGGAATCGACATTAGAGAACTTAAAAGATAAAGCAGCTAAAACAGCTGATTCTGTATCAAAAGCTGCGAATGATGTGTCTGAAACAGTAAAAGGTGCAGTTGATGGCGTGAAAAACGCATTTAAAAAAGACGAAGATGAAACACAACGTTAA